A window of Azospirillum lipoferum 4B contains these coding sequences:
- a CDS encoding NAD-dependent epimerase/dehydratase family protein, producing the protein MNDISPACSPSAAFDDPARWRDRRVLITGGMGFIGSTLARRLAGLGADVVVVDSLVPDYGGNPFNMDGCGGPGGRVQINISDIRDPHSLRWLARDREMIFNLAGQTSHMDSMTDPFTDLAINGTAQLSLLEICRQHNQGARIVFASTRQIYGRPRYLPVDEKHPLDPVDVNGINKIAGESYHLLYSKVYGLPTAVLRLTNTYGPRMRIKDARQTFLGVWVRAVVEGRPFEVWGGDQLRDYTYVDDAVDAMMLAMLTPELEGKAFNLGGDRVVSLRETAEILARHSDGTFSTREFPSDRKRIDIGDYYADDTAFRTATGWSPRVSLEEGLRRTVDYYRQHLAHYL; encoded by the coding sequence ATGAACGACATTTCCCCGGCCTGCAGCCCGTCCGCCGCCTTCGACGATCCCGCCCGCTGGCGGGACCGCCGGGTCCTGATCACGGGCGGAATGGGCTTCATCGGCTCGACGCTCGCCAGAAGGCTGGCCGGGCTGGGGGCTGATGTCGTCGTCGTGGACAGCCTTGTGCCGGATTATGGCGGCAACCCGTTCAACATGGACGGATGCGGGGGCCCGGGCGGCAGGGTGCAGATCAACATCTCGGATATTCGCGACCCGCACAGCCTGCGATGGTTGGCCCGCGACCGGGAAATGATCTTCAATCTGGCCGGGCAGACCTCGCACATGGATTCGATGACCGATCCATTCACCGATCTGGCCATCAACGGCACTGCCCAGCTCAGCCTGCTGGAAATCTGCCGCCAGCACAATCAGGGCGCCCGCATCGTCTTCGCCAGCACGCGCCAGATCTACGGCCGCCCCCGCTATCTGCCGGTCGACGAGAAGCATCCGCTCGACCCGGTCGACGTCAACGGCATCAACAAGATCGCCGGAGAATCCTATCATCTCCTCTATTCCAAGGTATACGGGCTGCCGACCGCCGTGCTGCGCCTGACCAACACCTATGGACCGCGCATGCGGATCAAGGACGCCCGTCAGACCTTTCTCGGCGTCTGGGTACGCGCCGTCGTGGAAGGCCGTCCTTTCGAGGTCTGGGGAGGAGACCAGCTTCGCGACTACACCTATGTCGATGATGCGGTGGACGCCATGATGCTGGCGATGCTGACACCCGAACTGGAAGGAAAGGCCTTCAATCTCGGCGGCGACCGGGTCGTCAGCCTGCGGGAAACCGCCGAGATCCTGGCCCGCCATTCCGATGGAACGTTCAGCACCCGAGAGTTCCCATCGGACAGGAAGCGCATCGATATCGGCGACTATTACGCGGACGACACGGCGTTCCGCACGGCGACCGGCTGGTCGCCACGGGTCAGCCTGGAGGAAGGGTTGCGCCGGACCGTCGATTATTACCGCCAGCACCTCGCCCATTACCTCTGA